CCCCGTCGCGGCTCGTTCCCACGAATACCGGCCGGCTATGGTCAAGGATCTGCCCCCGTCGAGGGGCAAAAATATCCCCATCCTTTCCGACGCACGCCCGGATGAGCGGAAACTGAAGTGGACGGTGACGAGGTTGCAGGATTCCTTCTTCGGCTACACGGAAGTCATCGACCTGAATCACCTGGACATGAAGGGCGGCTGCCTGGGCTGCCTGCAGTGCGCCCACCGCAATATCTGCGCGTATGAAGGGAAGGATCGGTTCGTCCCATTCTTCAACGACAAGGTCAAATCGGCGGACATCCTCGTATTGGCCGGATCGGTCAGGGATCGCCACCTCTCGGCACGATGGAAGTGTTTTTTCGACCGTTCTTTTTTCAACAACCATATTCCCGTCCTGCGGGGCAAGCAAATCGGCTTTCTCGTTTCCGGTCCGCTGGGTCAGCTCGCGGATTTGCGGCAGTTCATGGAAGCCTATGTCGCCGTTCAGCAGGCCAATCTCGTCGATATCGTCACCGATGAATATGAAGATTCCCGGGAAATCGACGCGTTGATCAGCGCCATGGCGGACCGCTTGGTCCGGTACGCCGTGCAGGGATTCCAAAAACCGGGGAACTACCTGGAAGTGGGCGTGCGGAAAATTCTCCGCGACAAAATCTGGCAAAGCATGCGCTTCCCCTTCCAGGCGGACCACGCATATTTTCAAAAGGAAGGGCTGTACGACTTTCCGGAGAGGTCATTCAGGGACAGAATGGGAACCGCTTTCATGGTTCTGATTACGAAAATCCCCTTTATCGGGAAAGAAATCTATACGAAACAAATGAAGCCCGGCATCATCAGGCCCCTGGAAAAAATCGTGTCTGAAACCCGATCCGGGAAAATATGAGAATCGACCCGACGGGGCGCCTCTCTTCGATCCGGGCCGACACCGGGTTTCGCGGCCTCCGGAATCGCGCCGGCGGGAACCGTCGTCAAAACACGCCCGTCGCCCCATGTAACGGTCCAACGGCAGCCGGGCGCTCCGGTGGAAGGAAATGATGGAACAGAGCCGACACTACCTGATGGAAAATGCCGTCGAGGCGGCACGCCTCGACGTCAAGACCGATCCGGACGCGGTTCGCAGCCAGGCCGCCTGGTGCGGCGTCAAGGCGGGCCTTCGTGTGCTCGACCTGGGTTGCGGATCGGGCAGAACGACGGCGATTTTGCGCGAGATGGTGGAACCGGGGGGCAGCGTCGTGGGAATCGACTACTCGGCCGATCGCATTGCTTACGCCAGACATCACTTCGGAAACCGCCCGGGCATGGACTTTCTCATCCGGGACCTGACCGGACCGATCGAGGATATCGGAAAATTCGATATCATCTGGGTGCGTTTCGTACTGGAATACTACCGCCGCGAGAGTCCGTCCATCGTCCGCAACCTCAAAGAGCTGCTTTCGCCCGACGGTTTTCTCTGCCTGATCGACCTCGATTGCAACTGCCTCGGCCATTACGAACTCCCGCCCCGCATGGCCACCGTTTTGCCGAAGATGATGGCCTTTCTGGATGAGCGGTACAACTTCGACACCTACGCGGGCCGGAAGTTGTATTCCTACCTGTACGATCTTCGCTTCAAAAACATCGAGGCAACCCTGATGGCCCACCACCTGATCTATGGAGAAGCGAGGGAATCCGATCTGTTCAACTGGCTGACAAAGGTCAGGGTCAGCATGGAAAAAATGGACGGGCTTTTTACGGATTATCCCGGGGGGGCTCCGGCATTCCTTCGGGAATTCGAAAACTTTTTTCGGGATCCCGGGCGTTTCACCTACACCCCGATGATTCTGTGCAAGGGGCAACGGCCGGACCCCGATTAACCCTTGCCGGCTAAAACCTCCCGGATAATTTTGCTCAGATCATCCAACTGGTAGGGTTTCTTGATGAACGCCGCGGCGCCCTGACGTTCAATTTTTTCCGCCGTCGCCCTCGCGGCGTAACCGCTGGCAACGATCACCTTCATGGCGGGCGCGATTCCGAGTATTCCCTGAAGACACTTCTCGCCGCTCATGCCGGGCATCATCAAATCCAGGATAACCAGCGAGATCCGCTCCTTTTCCCGCTCGACCCACTCCAGAGCCTTCTCGCCGGTTTCCGCGGTTATCACGTTATAGCCCAGGAAAGACAGGAGTTCCTCGCCGGTTTCCAGAAGCGAATTCTCGTCGTCAACGAGGAGGATCGTTTCATGGCCCGCCGGCATCCCCCCTTCGGCCTCCCGGTGGGGCGCCTGAACGCCGTGGGGCTGATCCATCGCCGGCAGATACATGTCGAAACAGGTTCCCCCGCCGGGCTCGCTGTTACAGAAAATATACCCGTTATGGTTCCGGATGATGCCGTAAACCACGGAAAGGCCGATACCCGTCCCCTTGCCCTGATCCTTCGTGGTAAAAAACGGCTCGAAGATATGCTCCAGATCATCCGGGGCGATGCCGTATCCGGTGTCGGTCATCGTAATCCGGGCATAGGCCCCTTCCCTGATCTCCGTGTTTCCCCGATACACCGGGGTATCGAACAGGACATTCCGTGTCCGGATACGGAATTCTCCGCCGTCGGGCATGGCGTCCTTGGCGTTCACGGACAGGTTCATGACGATCTGGCCCAACTGGCCCGCGTCACCCTTGACCGGCCGGAGGTCCTCCGCCAAGTCCAGCTTCAGACGGATGGTCTTGGGAAGGGTGTGTAAAAGCAGTTTGTAATATTGCCTGATTTCCTTATTGACGTCGACGGGGGCCAGAAAGCTTTCCATTTTGCTGCTGAAGAGCAGGAGCCGGTTAATCAGATCCGTGGCCCGGCTGGTCAATCCCTTCATTTTGTTCAGATATTTCCAGTCCGCGTCCGATTCGGTCTTGTGAAGCATGAGCAGTTGGTTATAAGAGACGATGGCCTGCAAGATGTTGTTGAAATCGTGCGCGATGCCCCCGGTCAGGGTTCCGATGGCGTTCATTTTGGAGGCCTGATGGAGCTGCTGCTCCAGCTCGCGCTGCTCCGTCATGTCCCTCAGAATACCCACCATGCCGGTCATCTCGTTGACGGCGTTGAAGTTCGGCGCCCCGCTCATGATGAACAGGCGCGGCGCGCCGTCATGGCGCGAAAGCTTCAGTTCAAAATTTTTCATGGGCCCCCCGCCCTCCATGACCGACTGAAAGCGCTGCCTGTACGGAGCCACCTCTTCCTCTTTCATGAAATCGGTAAAATATCTGCCAACGACATCATGATCGGCGTATCCCAGAATCTCAACGACCGCCGGGTTGATGTATGACACGACCCCGCACCGATCCGTCCTAAAAATGATGTCGGGTGAATTCTCGCTCAGGGTCCGGAAGCGCTCCTCGCTTTCCCTGATCCTGCCCAGAGCGCGGGCATTGGTGATGCTGATACCGACCTGAGGGGCAATCCCCATCAGCAGGCTCAGTTCACGCTGGTTCAGGGGTCTTTTGGACTGGTAATGGTCCACCGCCAGGATCCCTTCGGATACGCCCTTGCTCACAATGGGCACACAGATGAAGGCGTTCACGCCGAGATTTTGCGCCAGATCCAGGCTGCGCGCGGATATATCCTCCTGAAAATCCTTGATATCATTGATTAAAAATGGTTTTTGCTGATTGAAAGCGATCACAAAGGGGCCTTTGGACCGGGGGTTGTCCAGGCGAAATTCCGTTCCTTTCAACATGGCCTTCCATTCGGGATCGTAGCCGTAACCATCGACATACACCAGTTTGGTCCGATCGGGATTGGCCAGCATGATCATACCCCGGTCAAAGTCAAGACGCTTCTGCAGGGTTTCCATAACAAGATTCACCAGGGCGTCGATATCCAGCACGCTCGACACGGCCTGGCCGATCTCCTGAATCAGCAGGGCGTTGTTGTAGCTGATATGGATCTCGTCGAGCAGACGGTTGGCCGTATTTCCCTGGACGTCCATGATCGTCCGGACAGCCTTTTTTTCCAGGTACTGATCATAATGAAAGAGGCCGGACACGCCGGCCCCCGTCAGAAGAGCCGCCATCAGAAAAAAAACGGGGGGAAGCACAAAACCGCAGATCAGCAGTATGACGAGGAGAAAGCCCGCCGTGTATGCCCGGGTCGGCCGCCATTTCAGGAACGCGGGCTCTTCCCAACTGATGATGTATCGGCAGCAGTTCTCACTCCGATGCAGGCACGCCGGGTGCTCGAGAAGGGGCAATTCGTTTGTGAACAACCGGGCCACCGTCTCGAAGGCCCCCTTGAAATTCTCGCACTGATACGGTTTGATCTGCACCCCTTCCCGTGGTTTGATGACAATTTCAACGCTGTTTCTCCGCAACTTCCTGGTATGAAAGGTAACGCCCCGGTTCAGGTAGGAGGCGACCTTGGCCAGCATGCCATAAGCCTGAACGGGCGTCAGGAAACCGAGAACAAACTGTCGGATGACACGGGTGGATTTTGCAAAAGCCATGTAACGGCCCGCTTCCCGAAAAATCGTCGGGTCGCCGGTTTGCTTCATCAGGGCCTCATGGAAATCATCGACCTGCCGTTGTGTCAGCCAGTGTCCCTCGTCTTCCGCTTCGTAGGAGGCGATGCGGGCGTTTTTCAGCAGATCCTGGATGTCGACGTCCGGACGTTCATTCCGCAAGTACTCTAAAAATGTATCAATGATTCTGATGCTGTACAGTCTTGGTTCTTTCATGGCGCCTCGTGGTCAATCATATCTGATCCGATACCTTTTGCTGAGAAATTCAATATAATCATTCGCATACCGCATGTCGAGAATCCAGAGCAGGTACCGTTTGTGGTCATGTTTCATATCCGTCTTTTCGATATAATCCGCAGGGGAAATCAACAGGGAAATCGCCCCCGTCATTTTTTGTCCCGCCATGGAAGAAATGGCGCCAAACAATATGTCCGGGTCCATGTCCGGGTCCATCACGAAGATCTTGAAACCGTTCAGTAAATTGGACAAATTGATCCCCATGTCCGATTCTTCGAAAACGATAAAGGCTTTAGGATAATTCAAGTGGGTCAACAGGTGCATCGTCCATGTCCGAACGAAACCGTTTTCCGCATAGACCTCCCTCAGGGGTTTTCCATGCCGAGGCGGGTCCTGCATGATGATCGAGCCAAGGAGGCCGCCGTGATGATTCCGGTAATACTGTTCGAATTCCCATAAATCCGATCTGGAGCACTCTCGCAGGCCCCAGCCCGCCGGCAGGCTCCCAGACGCTTTTCCCGCCGGATACGTCATGTACGCGAACCCGTCGATAGAGCAATGGCGGGGGTTGTCATGTTCCCCGGCAAACCCCCCGAAGACCTTCGCCGGAAACTTGTTTTCGGGGCGGAAGTAGGTCATGACGTAATCCATGTTGGCGGAAGGTAAACGGTTCAGGTCCTTCTGATAATAGATGAGTTGCTTCAGGACCGTCAGGCCCATGGGCCGTCCCCCTATCGGCCGCGCCGCGTGGTGGTGCACCATCCAGGTCCTCTCGTAGCAGCGCAACATGGCAATATGGCCGTAAATGCGACCGTTCCTCTGACAGGTGAAGTGTCTGGCGATTGTCGGGGTCTCCTCATACAGCCGCCGGTAGATGTCCTGAAAATGCTTTTTGAATGATTCGAGGTGGCCGTACTTTTGCGGGTAAATAAAATCCGTATCGAAAAAGAATTCCCAGAGTTCGTCGGGATCGACGAGATTCGTCATGCCGGAATCAGAGCCGTGGATGTTATTGATGATCTGGTTGAGATGACTGTAGCTCGTCAGGTCCATATCCAGAATCGTCAGGCCGAAACGTATCTGCCCCTCTTCTTCCCGGCGGTAGATCACCTGGCCCTTGCAGTGCAATTCCAGAATGCCCGCATAGACGAGGGACATGTTCGGTATGATCATGCCCGGCATCAGAATGGACTCATCGGGTTTCTCGCACAGGGAAAACCCTGTCGTCGAAATATCCAGGATTTCCCGCTGAAACCGTTTCCCCATGAAAGGATGTTCGAACAACACGGACAGGGCCGGGAAACCCGGGCGGCGTGGATTGCGCAAACGCCGGGCCCTGAATCTCTTGATCCGGTCGTTGAGGGGGGCAAAGACCAGTTCACAGGGGTTTCCATCGGTTTTTTCGCGACGGCATCGACAGATACCCGAATAGAACACCTGATTCCGGCCCGACAGGCGGACCGTTGCCGGTTCCTCCGGATTAAAGCAGGAGAACGAAAATTCCGGCGAGGATTCCATTTTCAAACGAAAAGCCCGGGGGCTGAAATCAACCAGTTCCCCCGCCGCCTGAAACCCGTCCTGCCACAGCTCGGCCATGACGTCATGGCAGCCATACCTGGGGTACCGCCGTCTGCTGACAACCGGCGCGGCTTCCGGAAGCTCCAAGCTGAAGCCGTCGCTGTCCCTGGTCGCGACACGGACGGGAACAACGATGAAGGATTGGGCGCAGGGCAGGATCATGTATTTCAACCGGTAATATGCAAGGTTATAATGCGTATAGGTCCTCGCCCAACGGCAAGCCAGCTTTTTCCCCATGCAGGGCTCGGGATGGACCTCGATCAGGATATTTTCTTCGTACTCGGGATGGCTGAGGAAGGCATAAACCGGGTCTCCCCTAAAATGCATATAATTCAGGGTATTGGTAAGCTTTTGCCGATCCAGACACGGGGCGGCCTCCATGGACCTCATAAGTTCCGGATGGCGGAACATCCAGGGCGGAAGCGCCGATTCCGACTGACCCTCATTAAACTGGCGGTTACTGATGACAGCCTCCATTCTCTTGCAGCACCCTCGTGAGTCGCGCCATCGTCATTATAAAGAGTATGCGATGGGGCGTCAACGCGCAACAGGACGCGATTTGCCTCACACGAAAAGCGCCCGGGAAAGGTCGTGGGGGGAATCCATGAACGGAGGGCACGGGCCACCGGCGTGGCGGGCAGGAAGAAACGGCTTTCAGCGCCGAAATCATCTCGGGTCCCCCTGTGATGAAACCGGGGACCCTTTCACAGCCTGCCCAGCGAGAGTTGCTGCCTTTCAATATCCAGAATTTTTTTGCCCAGCCTGTTCTGCAGCTCTTTGTCCTCCCCGCTGAAGGAACAGGCAACGTGGCGATAATCATCTTTTTCGACTACACGGACAACCCGGGTGATGAGTTTGATCGGCGTGTCGTCGATGACCAGGATCATGGGCAGATCCCCTTTCGGATTGTTGCCCGCCCCTGCAAAAGGCTGGCTGAACACGACCCCTCCCAACGATATATTCATAATGGGATACTCCTCCTTGTCTACGACAAGCAGCAGGCCGCTGTCACTGGAAGGCTTCACCCGGTAGGATTCACGCAGATCCACTTCGGTCGCTTCCGACTTGATATCCGCCGAAATGGCCATGACCCTGGCCTCGGAAGCGATTTCATAATCCTTGACGAATTCCGTAACCCTTGCCAGGAAACCGTACCGCTGGGGTTTCCCGTCTTTGGTCAGCACCGAGGAAATCAGCACGTATCGTCCGAGATGCGATTTGAGCAGGGCGGGAGTCGTCTGGGAAAAAATGATTTTCTTGTCGTTTATGTCGTATATCATGGCGCGGGGATAAACCATTTTCCCCGAATCCAGAACCATGGAGATCTGGATGGCCATTCCGGGCCGAATCAGCATGAGCGCCTACACCTCGTCTCGATCAATTTCTCTCCTGGCTTGATATGGAAAACGGCTTTGCCTGAAACAGAGCGTAGTATATATAGTTGTCCGGGAAAGGACTGTCAAACATATTTGCGCGAAGGGGCGGAAGAAGTCGGGCCATCGCTCTGGACCGCGTTACATCACGCAATCGCGGCAAAACAATTTTTTACGTTTCAGGGAATCCTGATTATGGAAACCGCCGTCCCCGTCGTCGAAGCACGGGATTTGAAAAAATATTTCGGTGCACGGCCTGCCGTCGCGGGTATCTCCTTCGATGTGCGCCCCGGGGAATGCTTCGGCATCCTGGGGCCGAACGGCGCGGGCAAGACATCGACGATCCGGATGATCTACGGCCTGTCTCCCATCGGCGGCGGCAGCCTGAAGATCTTCGGACGTCATATCGGCATGGACTACCGGCGCATCAAGGCCCGGATCGGTATCTGTCCCCAGGACAACAACCTCGACCCGGATCTGACGGTCCTCCAAAACCTGGAAGTTTACGCCCGGTATTTCTTTATTCCCCCGGCCCGGGCCCGCAGGAGAGCCCTCGATCTCCTGTGCTTCATGTCCCTGGAGTCAAGACAGAAGTCAAAGGTCACGGAGCTTTCCGGCGGGATGATGCGGCGCCTGATTATCGCCCGGGCCCTGTTGAATGAGCCGGCCCTGTTGATCCTGGACGAACCGACAAGCGGCCTGGACCCACAGTCCCGCCATCAGGTATGGGAACGCCTGAACGAACTCAGATCGCGGGGCATGACGATGCTTCTGACGACCCATTACATGGATGAGGCGTCGAGACTGTGCGATCGCCTCATGATCATGGACCGGGGCAGGATTCTCGTCGAGGGCACCCCGGCAGGCCTGATCAGGGATTACGTCGGAGAGCACGTCATCGAAGTGGGCGAACCGACGGACGAACTCAGAAAACATGTCCGGGCCTCCGGCCTCGTCCACGAAGATCTGGGACATCTGCTCATTATCTACGGGAACCGTCATAACCGGATCTATCATGAAATCGCCGCCCGCTATTGCCCCGAGGGCTGTCTGATGCGCACGGCCACGCTGGAGGATGTTTTTCTGAAACTCACGGGGAGGGGACTACGGGAATGACGCGGATTTCCTGGCGATTCAGCCGTGTCTGGCAGCGCAACTTCCTCGTTTACCGGCGGACCTTGCTGGTCGGCTTCATGCCCCCGCTTCTGGAACCCCTGTTTTACCTGCTGGCCTTTGGGGTGGGAATGGGCCTCCTCATCGGGCATGTGCACTACGAGGGGCGGGATATGACCTACACCCTTTTCATCGCCCCGGCCCTGATCGCCATTAACGTCATGAGCAACGCATTCTACGAAAACACCTACGCATCCTTTGTCCGGATGTATTACCAAAAAACCTTCGACGCGATGATGGCGACGCCGCTGACCATCGAAGAAATCATCGCGGGAGAGATGATCTGGGGGGCCAGCAAGGCGGTTCTGGCCACGGCGGTGATGATGTCCGTCATCAGTTGTTTCGGCCTCATCCGGTATCCGGACGGGCTCCTGCTTTTGGGTATCGCTTTTCTGGGCGGCCTGGCCTTTGCGTCCCTGGGCATGATGTTTACCGCCGTGGTCCCCCAGATCGAGCTTTTCAACCTCCCGGTCTTCCTGTTTATCACCCCCATGTTTCTCTTCAGCGGCACCTTCTTCCCCCTGGAAAATCTCCCGTTGTGGGTACAGCGGTTTGCCCTCACCTTACCCCTGACCCATCTGGTGAACCTTTGCCGGGCGTGCGCTTACGGTTCCTTTGCCCCCTCCTGCATGGGGGGCCTCGTCTATCTGTTCGCCCTGACACTTGTCCTGTTTCCCCTGGCGATTGCGGCCATGCGCCGCCGTTTGATCAAATAATCGGCCGGCCTGATCGTCGGAATGACGCCCCCCTGAAGGGGGGCACCGTCAGAAAATACAGCAACGACGTTGAGGAAAGCACGGGCCCCTCAGGGGGGGCCGGGCGTCCCGGCGACGTCGCGGGGGTTCGTGCCGGGGGAACAATCCGTGCGACCCGGGATACCCGGGTGTGACACCCCTCTCCGGCAACACGACCCCTCCTTGACAAAGCCGTCAATCTGTGAAAAGTTGCCGCGAAATGAACCGCTCAAAGAGCGCCCGTTCCCTGGACGGGGGATGTTGCAGTATGAGATCCGTTTTCACCGGGTGAATGAACCTTGCTTGATCAACTGATTCAGAATCTGGCGTTATCTCTGCAAAATTCCTTCTATACGGCGCCCGTGATCGCCTACCTGGGAGGATTGCTGGTGGGTTTCACGCCGTGCGTATATCCCGTCATTCCGGTCACCGTCGCCTTCATCGGCGCCCGCAGCGCGAATTCTCGTACCAGAAGTTTTCTCCTTTCCCTGTTTTACGTCCTGGGAATCGCCGTCACCTACACGGCTCTCGGTGGCATCGCCGCTTTGTCGGGAACGCTTTTCGGCCGGATCCAGGCAAACCCCTGGACCCATTTCATCATGGCAAACGTCTGCATCCTCATGGGCCTGTCGATGCTGGACGTCTTCTCCCTGCGCCTGTACACGCCGAAAGCGATCTCGCGCTTTCAGGCCAGAAAAAAAACCGAGGGGTGTTTCAGCAGCTTTCTCATCGGTCTTCTATCAGGATTCGTCCTGGGCCCCTGCACAACCCCCGTGCTTGCCGTTCTGCTGACCTACGTCGCCGGCCGCCAGAACCCCGCATTCGGAATGGTTTTGCTGTTTCTTTTTTCTCTGGGAATCGGTACCCTCCTGATCCTCGTCGGTACGTTTACCGGATTTCTGACGCGGCTTCCCAAATCGGGTCCATGGATGGTCAGGGTAAGCCGTCTCTTCGGCTGGACCATGATCGGCGCCGGCGAATACTTTTTGATCCTCGCCGGAAAATTATGGCTTTAGGGGAACATGATGAACCGAAGTGGTTTTGGTACCGGGAAACCGGATAAAATGCGACGGCCATGGGTGGGACCTGTTCGTTTTTTTATGGCTGTCCTGGCTTTTCTCGTCCTTGCCTGCGATTCCGGTTCGGGAATCGGCCGGAAGGAGGGCGGGAAAGCCCCCGATTTCACCCTGCGGGATCTGGACGGGGAACTGTTTCATCTGAAGGCGCAACGGGGGAAAATGGTCCTCGTGATTTTCACCACCACCTGGTGCCCCGCCTGCCGGGAACTCATTCCTCTCTACAAAGAACTCAGCAGAGTGTACGGGGAAAGGGGGCTGGTCATCGTCAACGCGGACATCCAGGAACCCCGGGAGCGGGTCCGCCGGTTTGCCGAAACGAACCGGATTCCCTACCGGATTGTGCTGGACGAAGACGGCGCCGTCGCCATGGGGTACGGCGTCGTCGGCATACCCGACCTCGTTCTGATCAACGAGGACGGTGAAATCATCGGTTCCGACACCATGGACATTCTGGATATGCTGGAAAAAACATTCCCCGGGAGGGAACCGACCTGAACGAAAGCGCCGGGCAACGCACATCGTTTCGCTTCGTTATGAACGCTCGCCTTTTTCAAAATACCGGTCCAGCCTTTCATACGTGTCGGTCATGCGGTCTTCGATCCTCTTGCGGCACGCCTCAAAGTCCGGCCCGTCGAGAGACGCGGGCACCTCCTCCATCTCCGCTG
This genomic window from Deltaproteobacteria bacterium contains:
- a CDS encoding flavodoxin family protein, with protein sequence PVAARSHEYRPAMVKDLPPSRGKNIPILSDARPDERKLKWTVTRLQDSFFGYTEVIDLNHLDMKGGCLGCLQCAHRNICAYEGKDRFVPFFNDKVKSADILVLAGSVRDRHLSARWKCFFDRSFFNNHIPVLRGKQIGFLVSGPLGQLADLRQFMEAYVAVQQANLVDIVTDEYEDSREIDALISAMADRLVRYAVQGFQKPGNYLEVGVRKILRDKIWQSMRFPFQADHAYFQKEGLYDFPERSFRDRMGTAFMVLITKIPFIGKEIYTKQMKPGIIRPLEKIVSETRSGKI
- a CDS encoding class I SAM-dependent methyltransferase; this encodes MEQSRHYLMENAVEAARLDVKTDPDAVRSQAAWCGVKAGLRVLDLGCGSGRTTAILREMVEPGGSVVGIDYSADRIAYARHHFGNRPGMDFLIRDLTGPIEDIGKFDIIWVRFVLEYYRRESPSIVRNLKELLSPDGFLCLIDLDCNCLGHYELPPRMATVLPKMMAFLDERYNFDTYAGRKLYSYLYDLRFKNIEATLMAHHLIYGEARESDLFNWLTKVRVSMEKMDGLFTDYPGGAPAFLREFENFFRDPGRFTYTPMILCKGQRPDPD
- a CDS encoding PAS domain S-box protein, with amino-acid sequence MKEPRLYSIRIIDTFLEYLRNERPDVDIQDLLKNARIASYEAEDEGHWLTQRQVDDFHEALMKQTGDPTIFREAGRYMAFAKSTRVIRQFVLGFLTPVQAYGMLAKVASYLNRGVTFHTRKLRRNSVEIVIKPREGVQIKPYQCENFKGAFETVARLFTNELPLLEHPACLHRSENCCRYIISWEEPAFLKWRPTRAYTAGFLLVILLICGFVLPPVFFLMAALLTGAGVSGLFHYDQYLEKKAVRTIMDVQGNTANRLLDEIHISYNNALLIQEIGQAVSSVLDIDALVNLVMETLQKRLDFDRGMIMLANPDRTKLVYVDGYGYDPEWKAMLKGTEFRLDNPRSKGPFVIAFNQQKPFLINDIKDFQEDISARSLDLAQNLGVNAFICVPIVSKGVSEGILAVDHYQSKRPLNQRELSLLMGIAPQVGISITNARALGRIRESEERFRTLSENSPDIIFRTDRCGVVSYINPAVVEILGYADHDVVGRYFTDFMKEEEVAPYRQRFQSVMEGGGPMKNFELKLSRHDGAPRLFIMSGAPNFNAVNEMTGMVGILRDMTEQRELEQQLHQASKMNAIGTLTGGIAHDFNNILQAIVSYNQLLMLHKTESDADWKYLNKMKGLTSRATDLINRLLLFSSKMESFLAPVDVNKEIRQYYKLLLHTLPKTIRLKLDLAEDLRPVKGDAGQLGQIVMNLSVNAKDAMPDGGEFRIRTRNVLFDTPVYRGNTEIREGAYARITMTDTGYGIAPDDLEHIFEPFFTTKDQGKGTGIGLSVVYGIIRNHNGYIFCNSEPGGGTCFDMYLPAMDQPHGVQAPHREAEGGMPAGHETILLVDDENSLLETGEELLSFLGYNVITAETGEKALEWVEREKERISLVILDLMMPGMSGEKCLQGILGIAPAMKVIVASGYAARATAEKIERQGAAAFIKKPYQLDDLSKIIREVLAGKG
- a CDS encoding PilZ domain-containing protein; translated protein: MEAVISNRQFNEGQSESALPPWMFRHPELMRSMEAAPCLDRQKLTNTLNYMHFRGDPVYAFLSHPEYEENILIEVHPEPCMGKKLACRWARTYTHYNLAYYRLKYMILPCAQSFIVVPVRVATRDSDGFSLELPEAAPVVSRRRYPRYGCHDVMAELWQDGFQAAGELVDFSPRAFRLKMESSPEFSFSCFNPEEPATVRLSGRNQVFYSGICRCRREKTDGNPCELVFAPLNDRIKRFRARRLRNPRRPGFPALSVLFEHPFMGKRFQREILDISTTGFSLCEKPDESILMPGMIIPNMSLVYAGILELHCKGQVIYRREEEGQIRFGLTILDMDLTSYSHLNQIINNIHGSDSGMTNLVDPDELWEFFFDTDFIYPQKYGHLESFKKHFQDIYRRLYEETPTIARHFTCQRNGRIYGHIAMLRCYERTWMVHHHAARPIGGRPMGLTVLKQLIYYQKDLNRLPSANMDYVMTYFRPENKFPAKVFGGFAGEHDNPRHCSIDGFAYMTYPAGKASGSLPAGWGLRECSRSDLWEFEQYYRNHHGGLLGSIIMQDPPRHGKPLREVYAENGFVRTWTMHLLTHLNYPKAFIVFEESDMGINLSNLLNGFKIFVMDPDMDPDILFGAISSMAGQKMTGAISLLISPADYIEKTDMKHDHKRYLLWILDMRYANDYIEFLSKRYRIRYD
- a CDS encoding PilZ domain-containing protein, which produces MLIRPGMAIQISMVLDSGKMVYPRAMIYDINDKKIIFSQTTPALLKSHLGRYVLISSVLTKDGKPQRYGFLARVTEFVKDYEIASEARVMAISADIKSEATEVDLRESYRVKPSSDSGLLLVVDKEEYPIMNISLGGVVFSQPFAGAGNNPKGDLPMILVIDDTPIKLITRVVRVVEKDDYRHVACSFSGEDKELQNRLGKKILDIERQQLSLGRL
- a CDS encoding ABC transporter ATP-binding protein, giving the protein MIMETAVPVVEARDLKKYFGARPAVAGISFDVRPGECFGILGPNGAGKTSTIRMIYGLSPIGGGSLKIFGRHIGMDYRRIKARIGICPQDNNLDPDLTVLQNLEVYARYFFIPPARARRRALDLLCFMSLESRQKSKVTELSGGMMRRLIIARALLNEPALLILDEPTSGLDPQSRHQVWERLNELRSRGMTMLLTTHYMDEASRLCDRLMIMDRGRILVEGTPAGLIRDYVGEHVIEVGEPTDELRKHVRASGLVHEDLGHLLIIYGNRHNRIYHEIAARYCPEGCLMRTATLEDVFLKLTGRGLRE
- a CDS encoding ABC transporter permease, whose translation is MTRISWRFSRVWQRNFLVYRRTLLVGFMPPLLEPLFYLLAFGVGMGLLIGHVHYEGRDMTYTLFIAPALIAINVMSNAFYENTYASFVRMYYQKTFDAMMATPLTIEEIIAGEMIWGASKAVLATAVMMSVISCFGLIRYPDGLLLLGIAFLGGLAFASLGMMFTAVVPQIELFNLPVFLFITPMFLFSGTFFPLENLPLWVQRFALTLPLTHLVNLCRACAYGSFAPSCMGGLVYLFALTLVLFPLAIAAMRRRLIK
- a CDS encoding cytochrome C biogenesis protein, which produces MLDQLIQNLALSLQNSFYTAPVIAYLGGLLVGFTPCVYPVIPVTVAFIGARSANSRTRSFLLSLFYVLGIAVTYTALGGIAALSGTLFGRIQANPWTHFIMANVCILMGLSMLDVFSLRLYTPKAISRFQARKKTEGCFSSFLIGLLSGFVLGPCTTPVLAVLLTYVAGRQNPAFGMVLLFLFSLGIGTLLILVGTFTGFLTRLPKSGPWMVRVSRLFGWTMIGAGEYFLILAGKLWL
- a CDS encoding redoxin domain-containing protein, with amino-acid sequence MMNRSGFGTGKPDKMRRPWVGPVRFFMAVLAFLVLACDSGSGIGRKEGGKAPDFTLRDLDGELFHLKAQRGKMVLVIFTTTWCPACRELIPLYKELSRVYGERGLVIVNADIQEPRERVRRFAETNRIPYRIVLDEDGAVAMGYGVVGIPDLVLINEDGEIIGSDTMDILDMLEKTFPGREPT